The following proteins come from a genomic window of Amphiura filiformis chromosome 16, Afil_fr2py, whole genome shotgun sequence:
- the LOC140135738 gene encoding uncharacterized protein: MKILSTIFIGVLAISVVAGYQDTDLRTLLNELKQRADSRDAAAIDTNKRDNEGNEKRFISVSHSQACFSDLNTYRKPGICPTRRSEDIQQLGMQGALAFLKREMVKRDLFHECCVETCDTEEIKETC; the protein is encoded by the exons ATGAAGATCTTGTCGACCATATTCATTGGAGTACTGGCAATCTCCGTGGTTGCAGGTTATCAAG ACACTGATCTGCGAACGTTGCTGAATGAATTGAAACAAAGAGCCGATTCTCGTG ACGCAGCAGCTATAGATACGAACAAGAGGGATAATGAAGG GAATGAAAAAAGATTCATATCAGTGAGCCATTCACAAGCATGCTTCTCGGACTTAAATACTTACCGTAAACCAGGTATATGCCCCACACGGCGTAGCGAAGATATCCAGCAGTTGGGCATGCAAG GTGCTCTCGCTTTCCTGAAAAGAGAGATGGTGAAACGAGACCTTTTTCACGAATGCTGTGTTGAGACCTGCGACACTGAAGAAATTAAAGAAACTTGCTGA
- the LOC140172495 gene encoding uncharacterized protein produces the protein MNKNNGSHTNILLCGDFNLPDINWDLGVTKVGSPRKKLHDGFLDFLTETGLTQLNRLITRPRSQNVLDLVCTTNPNIVNNIRVASGISDHDILIFEINLAPKRQNKCPHKVFNFKKADTENLKNILEQNSTEFFQSKPDTRTVNENWNMFKTFLLEAMEKSVPHHMSKGKPSHPWINHHIIKHMRKRDKLYSAARKSKSERLWSSYKKQRNHVTKLLRESYHHYMEEILGPSLDTSPKTFWSFIRSLRREAVGIPTLVVDGESFTSDKSKAEALNRQFSSVFTHEDLTSVPDKGPSPFSSIDDLDIELAGVIKQLAQLNTSKAGGPDSIPARLLHDYATEIGPMLHYIFRQSYATGQLPDDWRKAHVTGIYKKIGHKARPLWQQGRTLKWIQGFLSDRKQSVNINGQCSAWAPVQSGVPQGSVLGPTLFLIYINDIASGIKSNIRLFADDSILYREIRGPEDHQILQQDLQAVFAWADSWQMAFNASKCQHLTITRKKQQSVFNYSVAEQVIQKVASHKYLGVTISSDLTFKEHIANIRSKAVSTLGIIRRNLGPCSQKVKLKAYQSLVRPQLEYAASAWSPYTSRDIKSLETVQRQAARFICGNFDRRASVTPLLHQLDLDLLKTRRLFIQCSMFHKIHHGLINVNFPPIIKLHPTVGRLTHHLRYQPIRASRDTYKYSFFIRTIPIWNCLPVEAVTSTSVQAFQSAALPAVRALQPSAVHQVL, from the exons ATGAACAAGAACAATGGAAGTCACACAAATATCTTATTATGTGGTGACTTTAACCTTCCTGATATAAATTGGGATCTTGGTGTGACCAAAGTTGGAAGCCCACGCAAAAAGCTGCATGATGGGTTCCTCGACTTCCTCACTGAAACAGGGTTGACCCAGCTGAACAGACTGATTACAAGACCCCGTTCTCAAAATGTTTTAGACTTGGTGTGTACAACAAACCCAAATATCGTGAACAATATTAGAGTTGCTTCCGGCATCAGTGATCACGATATACTAATCTTTGAAATCAATCTGGCACCTAAACGGCAAAACAAATGCCCACATAAGGTATTCAACTTTAAGAAAGCAGACACAGAAAATCTAAAGAACATACTTGAACAGAATTCAACTGAGTTTTTCCAGAGTAAGCCAGACACAAGAACAGTCAATGAAAACTGgaatatgtttaaaacgtttcTGTTGGAAGCTATGGAAAAGTCTGTCCCCCATCATATGTCCAAGGGGAAACCATCCCACCCCTGGATAAACCATCATATAATCAAGCATATGAGGAAACGGGACAAATTATACAGTGCTGCAAGAAAATCCAAATCTGAGAGACTCTGGAGCTCTTACAAGAAACAGCGTAATCATGTAACCAAATTACTCCGTGAATCGTACCATCACTACATGGAAGAAATCTTAGGGCCTAGTCTTGATACCAGTCCGAAAACATTTTGGTCATTTATAAGATCACTGAGGCGGGAAGCTGTTGGCATACCTACCTTGGTAGTTGATGGAGAGTCTTTTACATCTGACAAATCAAAAGCGGAGGCGCTAAATAGACAGTTTTCATCGGTTTTTACACATGAAGACCTGACATCCGTACCTGACAAGGGCCCCTCGCCATTCTCCAGCATAGATGACTTAGACATCGAACTGGCTGGAGTGATTAAACAACTGGCGCAGTTAAACACATCTAAAGCTGGGGGACCTGATAGCATTCCTGCCAGACTTCTTCACGACTATGCCACTGAGATAGGTCCAATGTTGCATTATATCTTTCGGCAATCGTATGCGACTGGCCAGCTTCCAGATGACTGGAGGAAAGCTCATGTGACTGGGATATACAAAAAG ATTGGCCACAAAGCTAGACCATTGTGGCAACAGGGAAGAACACTCAAATGGATACAAGGCTTCTTGTCAGATCGCAAACAGTCTGTTAACATCAATGGTCAGTGCTCAGCTTGGGCCCCAGTACAATCAGGGGTCCCACAAGGATCTGTCCTTGGTCCTACACTCTTCTTGatatatattaatgatattgcaAGTGGGATAAAGTCCAACATCAGATTATTTGCAGATGATAGCATCCTATACCGAGAAATCCGGGGACCTGAAGATCATCAGATATTACAGCAAGATCTGCAAGCTGTCTTTGCATGGGCTGACAGTTGGCAAATGGCCTTCAATGCATCAAAATGTCAACATCTCACCATCACCCGTAAAAAGCAGCAGTCTGTCTTCAATTACTCTGTAGCTGAACAAGTCATCCAAAAAGTTGCTAGTCACAAATATCTTGGAGTCACCATTTCCAGTGATTTGACTTTCAAAGAGCACATTGCTAACATTCGATCTAAGGCAGTGAGTACCCTTGGCATCATCCGAAGAAATCTTGGACCATGCTCACAGAAGGTGAAACTAAAGGCTTACCAAAGTTTAGTAAGACCTCAGCTTGAATATGCTGCATCAGCATGGAGCCCATATACATCTAGGGACATCAAGTCATTGGAAACAGTCCAGCGCCAAGCAGCCCGATTTATTTGTGGAAACTTTGATAGGCGGGCTAGCGTCACACCACTACTTCACCAGTTAGATCTGGACCTTCTTAAAACAAGGAGACTGTTCATTCAGTGTTCAATGTTCCACAAAATACATCATGGACTCATAAATGTCAACTTTCCACCCATCATCAAACTGCATCCAACCGTTGGGAGATTAACCCACCATCTCCGGTATCAGCCCATCCGAGCATCTCGGGACACTTACAAGTATTCATTCTTCATTCGCACAATACCAATTTGGAACTGCCTGCCTGTGGAAGCTGTAACATCAACATCAGTCCAAGCCTTCCAGTCAGCAGCACTCCCTGCAGTTAGAGCTTTACAGCCTTCTGCAGTCCACCAGGTTCTCTAA